Proteins from a genomic interval of Solea solea chromosome 10, fSolSol10.1, whole genome shotgun sequence:
- the cplx2a gene encoding complexin 2, like translates to MNFVMKAAMGGGPPDVGKMLGGEEKEEDPDAAKKEEERQEALRQQEEERKAKYSKMEAERENIRQGIRDKYGLKKREEAEAEAAAVEEPAAGSLTRPKKAVPAGCGDEEEEESIMDTVMKYLPGPLQDMLKK, encoded by the exons ATGAATTTTGTAATGAAAGCTGCGATGGGAG GTGGACCCCCTGATGTGGGCAAAATgctgggaggagaggagaaggaggaggatcCTGATGCAgcgaagaaagaggaggagcgACAGGAGGCGCTgaggcagcaggaggaggagaggaaggccAAATATtccaagatggaggcagagagggaaaaTATTAGGCAAGGCATCAGGGACAAG TATGGCTTGAAAAAGCGTGAGGAGGCCGAGGCCGAGGCAGCAGCCGTAGAAGAGCCTGCTGCTGGCAGCTTGACCCGGCCTAAGAAAGCTGTGCCGGCCGGCTGCGgtgacgaggaagaggaggaaagtaTCATGGACACAGTGATGAAATACCTGCCAGGCCCTCTGCAAGATATGCTGAAGAAGTag